Proteins found in one Armatimonadota bacterium genomic segment:
- a CDS encoding HAD family hydrolase, with amino-acid sequence MIRGVFFDAAGVLYDRKVPTGKYAVRLLAERGYDREPTESERVRLRATQARASTGQINAGDYWDEFLRVRGVTNPQERRELTRLIMEQTHQVHGLPGARDTLAALKKRGLVVGIITDTIYPLEWKMQWLAQAGVADLVDAVACSRVVRVQKPDPAIYMEALRQAGLAPDEAVFVGHDSREIDGAHAVGMITVAVHHEPSVWADYYIEALPDLLELPLFTLPPA; translated from the coding sequence ATGATCCGGGGCGTGTTCTTTGACGCTGCAGGCGTTCTCTACGACCGCAAGGTGCCCACGGGCAAATACGCGGTCCGGCTTCTCGCGGAGAGGGGCTACGACCGCGAGCCCACAGAGTCCGAACGCGTCCGCCTGCGGGCCACGCAGGCAAGGGCATCAACCGGCCAGATCAACGCGGGCGACTACTGGGACGAGTTCCTGCGCGTGCGCGGCGTGACCAACCCACAAGAGCGCAGGGAGCTCACCCGGCTAATCATGGAGCAAACGCACCAGGTTCACGGCCTGCCCGGAGCTCGAGACACCCTTGCCGCCCTGAAGAAGCGCGGCCTCGTCGTCGGGATCATTACCGACACCATCTATCCGCTGGAGTGGAAGATGCAGTGGTTGGCCCAGGCCGGGGTCGCCGACCTGGTTGACGCGGTCGCCTGCTCCAGGGTCGTGCGTGTACAGAAGCCGGATCCCGCGATCTACATGGAAGCGCTGCGGCAGGCAGGCCTCGCGCCGGATGAGGCGGTGTTCGTAGGCCACGATAGCCGCGAGATTGACGGAGCGCACGCGGTGGGGATGATCACCGTGGCTGTTCACCACGAGCCGTCGGTGTGGGCCGATTACTACATCGAGGCGCTGCCGGACCTGCTTGAGCTGCCCTTGTTCACGCTACCGCCGGCCTGA
- a CDS encoding HAD family hydrolase: MGREPTEKIVIKAVVFDLGGTLEEIYYDDATRLTAAGGLLEMLAGRGLDPGLSVEDLRAAVLSGMAAYQRWREQYQRELPPDRVWTEYVFPDNGLPRDRLSAEAEDLTLYYEDNFYGRELRPEAPAVLAELQQRGFRLAVISNILSLGLVPRKLASYGIARFFDPVVTSSGFGYRKPHPRIFHEAASRMGLPPEACAYVGDTVSRDVAGAQGAGYGLAIQIRSFLTDKSDGDMEEPAPDVVIRDLREIIAVVTGPIAGRGRQGIVREP, encoded by the coding sequence CTGGGTCGCGAACCAACGGAGAAGATAGTGATCAAGGCCGTCGTCTTCGACCTGGGTGGCACGCTGGAGGAGATCTACTACGATGACGCCACCCGCCTGACCGCTGCCGGCGGCCTGCTTGAGATGCTGGCGGGCCGGGGGCTTGACCCCGGCCTGTCGGTGGAAGACCTGCGCGCCGCAGTGCTGTCCGGCATGGCGGCCTACCAGCGCTGGCGGGAGCAGTACCAGCGGGAGTTGCCGCCGGATCGCGTGTGGACCGAGTACGTCTTTCCCGACAACGGGTTGCCCCGGGACCGGCTGAGTGCCGAGGCAGAAGATCTGACCCTCTACTACGAGGACAATTTCTACGGGCGGGAGCTCAGGCCGGAGGCGCCCGCCGTGCTTGCCGAACTGCAGCAACGCGGCTTCCGCCTGGCGGTCATTTCGAACATCCTGAGTCTGGGGCTGGTGCCGCGGAAGCTGGCGTCGTACGGCATAGCCCGCTTCTTCGACCCGGTCGTCACCAGCTCGGGGTTCGGCTACCGCAAGCCGCACCCGCGCATCTTCCATGAGGCGGCATCTCGGATGGGGCTGCCACCGGAGGCCTGCGCCTACGTTGGCGATACCGTCTCCCGCGACGTGGCAGGTGCCCAGGGGGCCGGGTACGGGCTGGCCATCCAGATCCGGTCGTTCCTCACGGACAAGTCCGACGGCGATATGGAGGAACCGGCCCCTGACGTTGTTATTCGCGACCTACGGGAGATCATCGCGGTCGTGACAGGACCGATCGCGGGCAGGGGCAGGCAGGGGATCGTGAGGGAACCATGA
- a CDS encoding ABC transporter substrate-binding protein — protein MIRQVLSLTCALTIGVLVVALAGATPSLGAPAMSEAQQKWLKDAQLGPHSPATHDWAAIEAAAKKEGKVVVYSSSSRIPAAAKSFEAAYPGIKVEAFDMGTVDVISKVKEEARARVRTGDVFFAGDPPTVIFEMVPRRMLWNFVPSELVGLIPKEFREPLLVQRLGTRVIIYNSEVYKTPPIKSWWDLTRPQWKGKVQIKDIFESGENLSMMATFVKHADHFASSYKEAFGKEITLDKDCPNAAFQWIKDFLKNDPVFAGSDGDATRAVGTRGQKDPPLATVDYAKYRDVMAGRFVFEPALDVKPVGAVFYQTYLGIIDQAPHPNAAKLMIRWLMGDSRGGKGYEPFFVPGDYPVRTGMLEFPRGAVPMAVLKTKAWTIDPMYAYEHGARILDFWVANQRRR, from the coding sequence ATGATCAGGCAGGTCCTTTCCCTGACGTGCGCTCTGACCATCGGCGTCCTCGTCGTTGCGCTAGCGGGGGCCACGCCATCCCTGGGCGCGCCCGCGATGTCCGAGGCCCAGCAGAAGTGGCTGAAGGATGCCCAACTGGGCCCACACTCGCCGGCGACGCACGACTGGGCAGCGATTGAGGCGGCGGCCAAGAAGGAAGGTAAGGTCGTCGTCTACTCGTCGTCCTCGCGCATTCCGGCGGCCGCCAAGAGCTTCGAGGCCGCCTATCCCGGCATCAAGGTCGAGGCCTTTGACATGGGCACCGTAGACGTGATCAGCAAGGTCAAAGAGGAAGCCCGCGCGCGCGTCCGAACCGGCGACGTGTTCTTCGCCGGAGATCCGCCCACGGTTATCTTCGAAATGGTCCCGAGACGGATGCTCTGGAACTTCGTCCCAAGCGAGCTGGTGGGGCTGATCCCAAAGGAGTTCCGTGAGCCGCTGCTCGTGCAGCGCCTGGGCACGCGGGTGATCATCTACAACTCGGAGGTGTACAAGACGCCTCCGATCAAGAGCTGGTGGGACCTGACCAGGCCCCAGTGGAAGGGCAAGGTGCAGATCAAGGACATCTTCGAGTCCGGCGAAAACCTGAGCATGATGGCCACCTTCGTCAAGCATGCCGATCACTTCGCGAGCTCCTACAAGGAAGCGTTCGGCAAGGAGATCACGCTCGACAAGGACTGCCCGAACGCCGCCTTCCAGTGGATAAAGGACTTCCTCAAGAACGATCCGGTCTTTGCCGGCAGCGACGGCGACGCGACCAGGGCCGTGGGCACGAGGGGACAGAAGGACCCGCCCCTGGCCACGGTTGACTACGCGAAGTACCGCGACGTGATGGCCGGGAGGTTCGTCTTCGAGCCCGCGCTGGACGTCAAGCCCGTCGGCGCGGTCTTCTACCAGACCTACCTGGGCATCATTGACCAGGCGCCCCACCCCAACGCCGCCAAGCTCATGATCCGGTGGCTGATGGGCGACAGCCGGGGCGGAAAGGGCTATGAGCCGTTCTTCGTGCCCGGAGACTACCCCGTGCGCACGGGCATGCTGGAGTTCCCCCGCGGGGCTGTGCCCATGGCCGTGCTGAAGACCAAGGCCTGGACCATTGACCCCATGTACGCCTACGAGCACGGCGCCAGGATCCTGGACTTCTGGGTCGCGAACCAACGGAGAAGATAG
- a CDS encoding iron ABC transporter permease, with protein MAALNPPWSSALHPHLRRLWRAITTPRILLSLGLCAVLIYLVGVPLLRIAWATVTWHPEDARVARGFEEGAFTLFHWKRTFLGAVSNELVYRPFLNTVVTSAGATLMALLIGCPLAWLLTRTDLPGRRLLSGLITIPFILPSWTIALAWLVFFRNSRLGGAGGLFEYLTGVATPNWLAYGPVPIVIAMGLHYYAFTFILVSGALASVDSHLEESGEILGANRWKILKKITLPLVLPAILSAFILTFSRSLGTFGTPIFLGRPVGYYTLATTLYNNLRMGFKASAYILAVVLVALSALTIYGNQRLIGTRKSFVTISGRGLRVRLTPLRGWRYPLLILVSAFVLVCVLVPLLLLAWQSLMLEENNYSLGNLSLHYWVSQGGDRRYAEGEAGLLRSWLVLGAAKNSIALSVITAVLVGLLGLLLGYAIVKGRGTRLSRALEQIAFLPYLVPSIAFGAVYIAMFASPLGPIPALYGTFALLVLVCVAKNLPFSSRTGVSSMLQVGQELEEAAVVAGASWTARFRRIIVPLTLSGFVAGFLLTFISTIRDLSLIILLVTPSTRVLPSLIFRYNEQGFTQFANGIVIILVALSLAGQWLIRKIGKKEVTQ; from the coding sequence ATGGCCGCGCTGAATCCGCCCTGGTCGTCCGCGCTGCATCCGCACCTGCGGCGCCTCTGGCGTGCGATAACGACGCCCAGGATCCTGCTATCGCTCGGCCTCTGCGCCGTGCTCATCTACCTGGTGGGGGTTCCACTCCTGCGGATCGCGTGGGCGACAGTCACGTGGCACCCCGAGGACGCGCGGGTGGCCAGGGGGTTCGAGGAAGGCGCGTTCACCCTGTTCCACTGGAAGCGCACATTCCTGGGTGCCGTGAGCAACGAGCTGGTCTACAGGCCGTTTCTCAACACGGTCGTCACGTCTGCGGGCGCGACCCTCATGGCCCTGCTGATCGGGTGCCCGCTCGCCTGGCTCCTGACCCGCACTGATCTGCCGGGGCGCCGACTGCTCAGCGGCCTTATCACGATCCCCTTCATCCTGCCCTCGTGGACCATAGCGCTGGCCTGGCTGGTCTTCTTCAGGAACTCGCGGCTGGGCGGAGCAGGCGGCCTGTTCGAGTACCTTACCGGCGTCGCTACCCCAAACTGGCTGGCCTACGGACCGGTCCCCATCGTCATCGCCATGGGACTGCACTACTACGCCTTCACCTTCATCCTGGTGTCGGGCGCGCTCGCCTCGGTTGACAGCCATCTCGAGGAGTCAGGGGAGATCCTCGGAGCGAACCGATGGAAGATCCTAAAGAAGATCACGCTCCCCCTGGTCCTTCCCGCGATCCTCTCGGCCTTCATCCTGACCTTCTCACGGTCACTGGGGACGTTCGGCACGCCTATCTTCCTTGGCAGGCCGGTGGGATACTATACGCTGGCCACCACCCTCTACAACAACCTCAGGATGGGCTTCAAGGCGTCCGCCTACATCCTGGCCGTGGTGCTGGTGGCGCTGTCCGCGCTGACGATCTATGGCAACCAGCGCCTCATCGGCACGCGCAAGAGCTTCGTCACGATCTCAGGCAGGGGCCTGCGCGTGCGCCTGACGCCGCTTCGCGGCTGGCGGTACCCGTTGTTGATCCTGGTGTCGGCGTTCGTCCTGGTCTGCGTGCTGGTTCCCCTCCTGCTCCTGGCCTGGCAGTCGCTCATGCTCGAGGAGAACAACTACAGTCTGGGCAATCTATCGCTGCACTACTGGGTCTCCCAGGGCGGAGACCGCCGCTACGCAGAGGGGGAAGCAGGCCTGCTGCGAAGCTGGCTCGTGCTTGGAGCCGCGAAGAACAGCATCGCGCTGTCAGTGATCACCGCGGTATTGGTGGGCCTGCTAGGCCTGCTCCTGGGGTACGCCATCGTGAAAGGACGCGGGACGCGGCTGTCGCGCGCGCTGGAGCAGATAGCGTTCCTGCCATATCTCGTTCCCAGCATCGCCTTCGGGGCGGTCTACATAGCGATGTTCGCATCGCCGCTCGGTCCGATCCCGGCGCTCTACGGCACCTTTGCGCTGCTGGTGCTGGTCTGCGTCGCCAAGAACCTGCCCTTCTCGTCGCGGACAGGGGTCTCTTCCATGCTCCAGGTGGGCCAGGAGCTCGAGGAGGCCGCGGTCGTGGCCGGCGCCTCCTGGACCGCGCGGTTCCGGCGCATCATCGTTCCCCTGACCCTGAGCGGGTTCGTGGCAGGGTTCCTGCTGACGTTCATCAGCACCATCCGCGACCTATCGCTCATCATTCTGCTGGTGACGCCGTCCACCCGGGTGCTGCCCAGCCTGATCTTCCGCTACAATGAGCAGGGCTTCACCCAGTTTGCCAACGGCATCGTGATAATCCTCGTCGCCCTGAGTCTGGCAGGTCAGTGGTTGATCCGCAAAATCGGAAAGAAGGAGGTCACCCAATGA
- a CDS encoding ABC transporter ATP-binding protein, with protein sequence MRRIELRNVSKRFGKVVAVNDLSLVIEPGSFLTVLGPSGCGKTTVLRMVAGLEDPDCGEILIDGRPIFSHQQGIHVPPSRRGLGLVFQSYALWPHMTVFENVAFGLELARLPAQDISRRVARALSDLQLAGMEGRYPQEMSGGQQQRVALARMLAPRPGIFLLDEPLSNLDARLRMDMRSELKRLHRDTGATVVYVTHDQLEALTLSTHVAVLKEGVLEQLAPPDVVYRRPATVFVADFIGTPKMNLLPATVRGGGEAAVLDFGAFTLCYPSPPALERVIAGIRPESIMLYLEPQQGAVEFETYSVLPAGAEQIVNVRRGDLMFTVRETRPVTIEMDRKVWLSFVPATFNLYDPATSRLLPDGRGGPAQ encoded by the coding sequence ATGCGCCGGATCGAACTGCGCAACGTGAGCAAGCGCTTCGGTAAGGTAGTTGCCGTCAACGACCTCAGCCTCGTTATCGAACCAGGGAGCTTCCTCACGGTACTGGGCCCCTCCGGCTGCGGGAAGACCACGGTATTGCGCATGGTGGCCGGCCTCGAGGATCCCGACTGCGGGGAGATACTGATAGACGGCCGCCCCATCTTCTCGCACCAGCAAGGCATCCACGTGCCACCGTCGCGCCGGGGCCTGGGTCTGGTCTTCCAGAGTTACGCGCTCTGGCCCCACATGACCGTCTTTGAGAACGTGGCGTTCGGGCTGGAGCTGGCCCGGCTACCGGCCCAAGATATCAGCCGCCGGGTCGCCCGGGCCCTGTCCGACCTGCAACTGGCCGGGATGGAAGGCCGCTACCCACAAGAGATGAGCGGGGGGCAGCAGCAGCGCGTGGCCCTGGCCAGGATGCTGGCGCCCCGGCCTGGCATCTTCCTGCTGGACGAGCCCCTCTCGAACCTGGATGCGCGGCTGCGAATGGACATGCGCTCCGAGCTCAAGCGTCTCCACCGGGATACCGGCGCCACGGTCGTGTATGTCACCCACGACCAGCTCGAGGCGCTGACGCTCTCGACCCATGTGGCTGTCCTGAAGGAAGGGGTCTTGGAGCAGCTGGCGCCGCCCGACGTCGTGTACCGCAGGCCGGCCACCGTGTTCGTGGCGGACTTCATCGGGACCCCAAAGATGAACCTGCTTCCGGCGACGGTGCGCGGAGGGGGAGAGGCAGCCGTCCTGGACTTCGGCGCGTTCACCCTGTGCTACCCCAGTCCGCCTGCCCTGGAGCGCGTCATCGCCGGCATCCGGCCTGAGAGCATCATGCTCTACCTGGAGCCCCAGCAAGGCGCGGTGGAGTTCGAGACGTACTCGGTCCTGCCCGCTGGAGCGGAACAGATTGTCAACGTCCGCCGGGGTGATTTGATGTTCACCGTCCGCGAGACGCGGCCGGTGACGATCGAGATGGACCGCAAGGTGTGGCTCTCGTTTGTCCCGGCCACGTTCAACCTCTACGATCCGGCCACATCGCGTCTGTTGCCCGATGGTCGCGGAGGTCCGGCGCAGTAA
- a CDS encoding MurR/RpiR family transcriptional regulator: MESLEGFRQRLEDRFPGLTKSQQRIASYLLDNYDEAAFLSAAAMAERFNVSEATVVRFARAVGYNGYPELRRVLQELFRQKASPAARLRRKLDDLKGDQRHLLTKVAEMEVQYLTEMLLGVRPADFDRAAKILLKARRVFVFGMGPSRILADLAKIRLQRFGVPVRGLTSSGRDVLEELLLLQRGDAVLAAGFLRATPELVAVLTHARSLGCRTVFLTDTLGLAFKRKADVVLAARRGPVSTFHSMTVPMTILNALILAVAVARPKQSLDSINLLQELRAAYGLDMLGKGGTIQALE, translated from the coding sequence GTGGAGTCGCTCGAGGGGTTCCGGCAGCGGCTGGAAGACCGATTCCCCGGGCTCACCAAGAGCCAGCAGCGCATCGCCTCCTACCTCCTGGACAACTACGACGAGGCGGCGTTCCTCTCCGCCGCGGCCATGGCCGAGCGCTTCAACGTCAGCGAGGCCACGGTGGTACGGTTTGCCAGGGCCGTGGGCTACAACGGCTATCCCGAACTGCGCCGCGTTCTTCAAGAGTTGTTCCGCCAGAAGGCGAGCCCGGCGGCCCGCCTCCGGCGCAAGCTGGACGACCTGAAGGGCGACCAGAGGCACCTCCTCACCAAGGTTGCCGAGATGGAAGTGCAGTACCTGACGGAGATGCTCCTCGGCGTGCGCCCGGCCGACTTCGACCGCGCGGCGAAGATTCTCTTGAAGGCGCGCAGGGTCTTCGTGTTCGGCATGGGCCCCTCGCGCATACTCGCCGACCTTGCCAAGATCCGCCTCCAGCGGTTCGGCGTGCCTGTCCGCGGCCTGACCAGTTCGGGCCGGGACGTACTGGAGGAACTTCTGCTGCTTCAGCGGGGCGACGCGGTGCTGGCCGCGGGCTTCCTGCGGGCCACCCCGGAACTCGTGGCCGTGCTCACCCACGCCCGATCGCTGGGCTGCCGCACCGTGTTCCTGACCGATACCCTGGGGCTGGCCTTCAAGCGCAAGGCCGACGTCGTGCTGGCCGCCCGGCGGGGGCCGGTCTCAACGTTCCATTCTATGACCGTGCCGATGACAATCCTGAACGCCCTGATTCTGGCCGTGGCCGTGGCCCGCCCCAAGCAAAGTCTGGACAGCATCAACCTGCTTCAAGAGCTGCGTGCCGCGTACGGCCTCGACATGCTGGGAAAGGGTGGGACAATACAGGCCCTGGAGTGA
- a CDS encoding Na+/H+ antiporter subunit G has translation MRDTAIAVLLLAGSSLSLIAALGLHRFTDAYARLHAATKATTLGLALVLSSAILAHGTDGREIVTLLFVLLTAPVGAHMVSKAMYETGYRPWEADEQEPGRRRRR, from the coding sequence TTGCGTGATACCGCGATCGCCGTGCTGCTGCTGGCGGGATCGAGTCTCTCGCTGATCGCCGCGCTGGGGCTGCACCGTTTCACAGACGCCTACGCTCGCCTGCACGCGGCCACGAAGGCGACCACGCTGGGGCTGGCGCTGGTGCTGAGCTCGGCGATCCTGGCGCACGGGACCGACGGAAGGGAGATCGTCACGCTGCTCTTCGTGCTGCTCACCGCTCCGGTGGGGGCGCACATGGTCTCAAAGGCGATGTACGAGACCGGGTACCGGCCGTGGGAAGCGGACGAGCAGGAGCCCGGCCGCCGGCGGCGCCGCTGA
- a CDS encoding K+/H+ antiporter subunit F has protein sequence MTAVTIALAMLVVAMALCLLRMVRGPHLGDRVVAGDTIATILIILVTVLGMRAGTRLYADVAAVVAILGFIGTVAAARYVRGRPPIA, from the coding sequence ATGACGGCCGTCACGATCGCGCTCGCCATGCTCGTGGTCGCGATGGCGCTGTGCCTGCTGCGCATGGTACGGGGCCCGCACCTGGGCGACCGCGTGGTGGCCGGCGACACGATCGCCACGATCCTGATCATCCTGGTAACCGTGCTGGGAATGCGAGCCGGGACGCGGCTCTACGCGGACGTGGCCGCCGTGGTGGCCATCCTGGGCTTCATCGGGACCGTTGCCGCGGCGCGCTACGTGCGGGGGAGGCCTCCCATTGCGTGA
- a CDS encoding Na+/H+ antiporter subunit D, with protein MTARLIAALPTLPIIIPLLTAILLIAGPSRRAQRTLGLAGSLATLAASIALVLLTRGGQVMPIQAGGWAAPYGITLVADMLGALMVLIAALIGLVGLVFTVAAGRDDRFVHAGWQFLLTGINWAFLTGDLFNLYVAYEVMLISSYFLLTHGTTQRQAREAFGYVAINLVASMFFLFGVALIYSATGTLNMAHLAERVPLAPAGTVRAASMMLLVAFGTKAAIFPFYFWLPHAYAIPPGGVAAFFGGMLTKVGVYSLFRVFTIVFPSGGPDPLLLWSAAGTMLFGVLGALAQDTVRRILSFHIISQVGYMIMGLALASQLGIAGGIFYVLHHIVVKSGLLLVGGAIQETQRTDRLDRLGGLARNNGVLALIFMVCALSLAGVPPFSGFFAKLLLIRAGLEVRQYGVVAVSIIVSVLTLMSMLKIYTTAFWGPGEPRRAPARLVAPAAALALITIAVGLRAQVLYSLTSTAAAHLTQPARYVGTVLKK; from the coding sequence ATGACCGCTAGATTGATCGCCGCGCTGCCCACGCTGCCGATCATCATCCCGCTGCTGACGGCGATTCTCCTGATCGCGGGACCATCACGCCGCGCACAGCGGACACTGGGGCTGGCAGGCAGCCTGGCAACGCTTGCGGCCAGCATCGCGCTGGTCCTGCTGACCCGCGGCGGGCAGGTAATGCCGATCCAGGCCGGGGGTTGGGCCGCGCCCTACGGCATCACACTGGTGGCCGACATGCTGGGCGCGCTGATGGTGCTGATCGCGGCGCTGATCGGCCTGGTAGGGCTCGTCTTCACAGTCGCGGCAGGGCGCGACGACCGGTTCGTGCACGCCGGATGGCAGTTCCTGCTCACCGGCATCAACTGGGCGTTTCTGACCGGCGACCTGTTCAACCTGTACGTCGCCTACGAGGTCATGCTGATCTCGTCGTACTTCCTGCTGACCCACGGCACTACCCAGCGGCAGGCCCGCGAGGCGTTCGGCTACGTCGCGATCAACCTGGTGGCCTCGATGTTCTTCCTGTTCGGGGTCGCGTTGATCTACTCGGCCACCGGTACGCTGAACATGGCCCACCTGGCAGAGCGGGTCCCGCTTGCTCCGGCCGGAACCGTGCGCGCCGCCTCGATGATGCTGCTGGTGGCGTTTGGCACCAAGGCCGCGATCTTTCCCTTCTACTTCTGGCTGCCCCATGCCTACGCCATACCGCCCGGAGGCGTGGCAGCGTTCTTCGGCGGGATGCTTACGAAGGTAGGAGTCTACTCGCTGTTCCGGGTGTTCACGATCGTGTTCCCCAGCGGCGGCCCGGACCCGCTGCTTCTATGGTCGGCGGCTGGCACGATGCTGTTCGGCGTCCTGGGCGCCCTTGCCCAGGACACAGTTCGGCGGATCCTATCGTTCCACATCATCAGCCAGGTCGGATACATGATCATGGGCCTGGCGCTGGCCAGCCAGCTTGGGATCGCCGGAGGGATCTTCTACGTTCTACACCACATCGTCGTGAAGTCCGGGCTGCTCCTGGTCGGCGGAGCCATCCAGGAGACGCAGCGCACGGACCGGCTCGATCGGCTGGGCGGCCTGGCCCGTAACAACGGCGTGCTCGCGCTGATCTTTATGGTGTGCGCTCTCTCGCTTGCCGGGGTGCCGCCGTTCTCGGGCTTCTTCGCCAAGCTGCTGCTCATCCGCGCCGGGCTGGAGGTGCGTCAGTACGGCGTGGTGGCAGTGAGTATCATCGTCAGCGTCCTTACGCTGATGTCCATGCTGAAGATATACACGACCGCCTTCTGGGGCCCGGGAGAGCCCAGGCGCGCGCCGGCCCGGCTGGTCGCTCCAGCGGCCGCGCTCGCACTGATCACGATCGCCGTAGGGCTCCGGGCGCAGGTCCTATACTCGCTCACCTCGACAGCGGCAGCGCACCTGACCCAACCGGCCAGGTACGTCGGCACGGTGTTGAAGAAGTAG